One stretch of Brevibacillus laterosporus DNA includes these proteins:
- a CDS encoding glycosyltransferase: MSVLPQVGQVMRLSLASLSEEQNKQVYKTRLADYSEKTFAIELPIDEETGRTKTLPIGTTCSVWYVGQDGSRFDFVTKIMGTKQENIPMLLLEKVEKEQIVRTQRRGYLRVPASFEVSVSYPNIRGKQKILAKSLDISGGGLAFACPKAHILQEQQEVEMWISLPSKTGSVSHAFATALVARVQEQELSDFNWISLQFVAISEADRAKIVRVCYERQLEIRQKGIVE; this comes from the coding sequence GTGAGTGTGCTGCCTCAAGTAGGACAAGTGATGCGTCTATCTCTCGCGTCCCTATCAGAAGAGCAAAACAAGCAAGTGTACAAGACAAGGCTAGCAGATTATTCAGAAAAAACGTTTGCCATTGAACTACCCATTGACGAAGAAACAGGTAGAACAAAGACTCTTCCAATTGGAACGACTTGTTCAGTATGGTATGTTGGACAAGATGGTTCACGCTTTGATTTTGTAACAAAAATTATGGGTACGAAGCAAGAAAACATTCCGATGCTTTTGTTGGAAAAGGTCGAAAAGGAACAGATCGTTCGTACACAACGTAGAGGTTATTTGCGAGTACCTGCAAGCTTTGAGGTATCTGTTAGCTATCCAAACATCAGAGGGAAACAAAAAATCCTGGCTAAGTCCTTGGATATTAGTGGTGGGGGTCTGGCATTTGCTTGTCCAAAAGCCCACATTTTACAAGAACAGCAGGAAGTTGAAATGTGGATTAGTTTGCCTTCCAAAACTGGTTCTGTTAGTCATGCCTTTGCCACAGCACTGGTGGCGCGCGTGCAAGAACAAGAACTGAGTGATTTCAATTGGATATCTTTGCAATTTGTAGCCATATCTGAAGCAGATCGAGCTAAAATTGTTCGTGTTTGTTATGAACGCCAGTTGGAAATAAGGCAAAAAGGTATAGTTGAATAA
- a CDS encoding (d)CMP kinase, translated as MNIAIDGPAGAGKSTVAQLVAATLQYVYIDTGAMYRALAWAVLKSNTAIEDQESVVSLLQQAKIELKRTEEGQRVCWDHEDITHQIRTQEVSNYASVVASYPAVRATMLTLQREMAQQGNVVMDGRDIGTHVLPEAEVKVFLTASIEERAARRFGDLVAKGEHPDITELQKEIAERDKRDRERETAPLKQAENAILLDTTGMPLDEVVSKILALCK; from the coding sequence ATGAATATTGCAATTGATGGACCTGCTGGTGCAGGGAAAAGTACCGTAGCCCAACTAGTTGCGGCTACATTACAGTACGTTTATATTGATACGGGAGCGATGTACCGAGCTTTAGCTTGGGCTGTTTTAAAGAGTAACACAGCTATTGAAGATCAAGAATCTGTTGTTAGTCTGTTACAACAAGCCAAGATTGAGTTAAAGCGTACGGAGGAAGGTCAACGTGTTTGTTGGGATCATGAGGATATCACTCACCAAATTCGTACACAGGAAGTAAGTAATTATGCTTCTGTAGTGGCCAGTTATCCAGCAGTTCGTGCTACGATGCTGACTTTGCAACGTGAGATGGCTCAGCAAGGAAATGTAGTTATGGATGGTCGTGATATAGGTACGCATGTGTTACCTGAAGCCGAAGTGAAAGTATTTCTGACTGCTTCCATTGAAGAAAGAGCTGCACGTCGTTTTGGTGATCTTGTTGCAAAAGGAGAGCACCCTGATATAACTGAATTACAAAAGGAAATTGCAGAGCGTGATAAACGCGATCGGGAGCGAGAAACAGCGCCACTTAAGCAGGCTGAAAATGCTATCTTGTTAGATACCACTGGAATGCCACTTGATGAGGTTGTCAGTAAAATTCTTGCGCTATGCAAATGA
- a CDS encoding 1-acyl-sn-glycerol-3-phosphate acyltransferase, whose translation MILYKFFRGAFRIALKGLYRFESIGYENVPDEGPVILCSNHISNWDPPLLGCGIERQVCYMAKEELFKLPVVSYVMKSFSAIPVKRGGNDRGAIRATLQILEQGKVFGIFPEGTRSKTGELGEGKTGIAMFALKSQADVVPVAVIGPYRLFHKVKVVYGKPIDLSKYREAKSSSETMREVTQVIMSEIQKLKDAHQQ comes from the coding sequence TTGATTCTTTATAAATTTTTTCGAGGTGCATTCCGTATTGCTCTTAAGGGGTTATATCGTTTTGAATCCATTGGATATGAGAATGTACCCGATGAAGGTCCTGTTATTCTTTGTTCCAACCATATTAGCAATTGGGATCCGCCTTTGCTAGGATGTGGAATAGAGCGACAAGTCTGTTATATGGCAAAAGAAGAATTGTTTAAGCTTCCCGTTGTGTCCTATGTGATGAAAAGCTTCAGCGCTATTCCTGTTAAGCGTGGTGGGAATGATCGTGGTGCCATTCGTGCTACGTTACAAATTCTGGAGCAAGGAAAAGTCTTTGGTATTTTTCCAGAAGGAACGCGAAGCAAAACCGGCGAATTAGGAGAAGGGAAGACAGGAATAGCAATGTTTGCGCTCAAATCACAGGCAGATGTCGTTCCTGTAGCAGTAATTGGACCATATCGTTTGTTCCATAAGGTAAAAGTCGTGTATGGAAAGCCGATAGACCTCTCGAAGTATAGAGAGGCTAAAAGCAGTAGTGAAACTATGCGCGAGGTAACGCAGGTGATTATGAGCGAAATTCAAAAATTGAAAGATGCTCATCAACAGTAG
- the rpsA gene encoding 30S ribosomal protein S1 yields MVDGTDNNVSLTDVQTLSVGDIVKAKVTKVEEKQVLVDVGYKYDGLIPISELSGLHVEKTSDVVSEGDEFTVKVTKLNEEKEELVVSKKAIDAQKAWEDLAKKQENKETIEAEVKDVVKGGLVVDVGLRGFIPASMVERHFVEDFSDYKGRTLTLKVMELDQEKNKVILSHKAVLEEEAKLSKGKVLESIEAGNILDGTVQRLTDFGVFVDIGGVDGLVHVSELAWEHVDKPADVVKEGDKVKVKVLKVDKENERISLSMKEAQPGPYHDVAEKFKKGDVVTGTVKRLTGFGAFVEIAPHVEGLVHISQIANRRVKTPSEVLKEGQEVKVKVLEINPAEQRVSLSIRAVEEDRDEEAERVSRKELQQYTQDNNQQGMGVTLGDLFGDLRDKLK; encoded by the coding sequence ATGGTCGATGGCACAGATAACAACGTAAGTCTAACAGATGTTCAAACTCTGTCCGTAGGGGACATTGTGAAGGCAAAAGTGACAAAGGTAGAAGAAAAACAAGTATTGGTCGATGTAGGCTACAAATATGATGGTCTTATCCCAATCAGTGAGCTTTCTGGTCTTCACGTAGAAAAAACTTCTGATGTAGTTTCAGAAGGCGATGAGTTTACTGTAAAAGTAACAAAACTGAATGAGGAAAAAGAAGAGCTCGTTGTTTCTAAAAAAGCAATCGATGCCCAAAAAGCATGGGAAGACTTAGCTAAGAAACAAGAGAACAAAGAAACAATTGAAGCTGAAGTAAAAGACGTAGTAAAAGGTGGACTTGTAGTAGATGTAGGTCTACGTGGTTTTATCCCTGCTTCTATGGTAGAACGTCATTTCGTAGAGGATTTTAGCGACTACAAAGGACGCACGCTTACTCTAAAGGTTATGGAACTGGATCAAGAAAAGAACAAAGTGATCCTTTCTCATAAAGCTGTTTTGGAAGAGGAAGCCAAATTAAGCAAAGGCAAAGTACTGGAAAGCATCGAAGCAGGAAATATCCTTGATGGTACCGTACAACGCTTGACTGACTTTGGCGTGTTTGTTGACATTGGTGGCGTAGATGGACTTGTTCATGTATCTGAACTAGCTTGGGAGCATGTAGATAAGCCAGCTGATGTGGTAAAAGAGGGCGACAAGGTAAAAGTGAAGGTTTTGAAAGTGGATAAGGAAAATGAGCGCATCAGCTTGAGTATGAAAGAAGCGCAACCAGGTCCTTACCATGATGTTGCTGAGAAGTTCAAAAAGGGTGACGTGGTTACCGGTACGGTGAAGCGTCTAACAGGCTTTGGTGCATTTGTAGAAATCGCTCCTCACGTAGAAGGCTTGGTGCATATCTCACAAATCGCAAATCGCCGTGTAAAAACACCTAGCGAGGTATTAAAAGAAGGGCAAGAGGTTAAGGTAAAAGTCCTTGAAATCAACCCTGCTGAGCAACGTGTAAGCTTGAGTATTCGTGCGGTTGAAGAAGATCGTGATGAAGAGGCAGAACGTGTATCTCGTAAAGAACTGCAACAATATACACAAGATAACAATCAACAAGGTATGGGTGTGACGCTGGGCGATTTGTTCGGCGACCTACGAGACAAGCTGAAATAA